A window of the Cystobacter fuscus genome harbors these coding sequences:
- a CDS encoding S9 family peptidase yields the protein MIPTSLLAALLSATATAPSPAIDSGYHMPPAPIARILAAPPTPMVRVSPDHQTMALLGRENLPTIANVSKPILRLGGYRIDPVTNGPAEVRVQWLNALSFQEVVSGKVTPVRLPADARFFAPDWSPDGKRLALVVQQPDGLSLWVVERDGSARLLVTGLNAAFGSPYEWTPDSRALIVRRVKADRGAPPVASGTPTGPIVEESIGRVTAARTYQDLLQNATDEALFDHYFTGQLERVPLDGSAPRAIGAPGLITHFSVSPDGRYLLTETLKRPYSYLLPAPLFPTVIAVSTLDGQPVKTIADRPLADDLPVDFDATVKGPREVEWRSDAPATLLWAEAQDGGDPKANVPFHDRLWMQAAPFDVAPVKLADLQNRFEKILWGRGDHALVIDRKWKTRTERRSAVDPSKPGTARLITERNYQDQYGDPGMPLLEDNAAGKPVMRYTSDGRALFVSGEGATREGAFPFLDRQELADGKATRLWVAKAPYYEDVVALLDEGGSRILTLRESAKETPNYFIRTVKTGKAKAVTAFADPAPIFAGVTQKTITYARADGLPLSGTLYLPAGYEPKRDGPLPTLLWAYPAEYTDPKVAGQTVDQGNRFTRPRGTSHLFMLTQGYAVLDDPSMPIVGPNGTEPNDTYIEQLKAGAEAAVDAVVKLGVADRHRLAVGGHSYGAFMTANLLAHTDLFRAGIARSGAYNRTLTPFGFQSEQRTYWQATDIYTKMSPFTFSHRINEPLLLIHGGADDNQGTFPVQSERFYAALKGNGATVRYVVLPNEPHGYRAMESTGHTLWEMAQWLDRYVKNAPAPVAGGEPEAR from the coding sequence ATGATCCCGACCTCCCTCCTCGCCGCGCTCCTGTCCGCTACCGCCACCGCTCCGTCCCCGGCGATCGACAGTGGCTACCACATGCCGCCCGCGCCGATCGCGCGGATCCTCGCGGCGCCTCCCACGCCCATGGTGCGCGTGAGTCCGGATCACCAGACGATGGCGCTCCTGGGCCGCGAGAACCTGCCGACCATCGCCAACGTGTCGAAGCCCATCCTGCGGCTGGGCGGCTACCGCATCGATCCGGTGACCAACGGACCGGCGGAAGTACGCGTGCAGTGGCTCAACGCGCTGTCCTTCCAGGAGGTGGTGAGCGGGAAGGTGACGCCGGTGCGCCTGCCGGCCGACGCGCGCTTCTTCGCGCCGGACTGGTCACCGGACGGCAAGCGGCTCGCGCTCGTCGTCCAGCAGCCCGACGGACTGTCACTGTGGGTGGTGGAGCGGGACGGCTCGGCGCGGCTCCTGGTGACGGGGCTGAACGCCGCCTTCGGCTCGCCCTATGAGTGGACGCCGGACAGCCGCGCCCTGATCGTGCGGCGGGTGAAGGCGGATCGGGGCGCGCCACCGGTCGCTTCTGGCACTCCCACCGGCCCGATCGTGGAGGAGAGCATCGGCCGGGTGACGGCCGCGCGCACCTATCAGGACCTGCTCCAGAACGCGACGGACGAGGCGCTGTTCGACCATTACTTCACCGGCCAGCTCGAGCGCGTTCCCCTCGATGGCTCGGCGCCGCGAGCGATTGGCGCGCCGGGGCTGATCACCCACTTCTCCGTGTCGCCGGACGGCCGCTATCTGCTCACCGAAACGCTGAAGCGGCCTTATTCCTATCTGCTGCCCGCCCCCTTGTTCCCCACCGTGATCGCGGTGTCGACCCTGGACGGGCAGCCGGTGAAGACGATCGCCGACCGGCCGCTGGCGGATGATCTGCCGGTCGATTTCGATGCCACCGTCAAGGGACCGCGCGAGGTGGAGTGGCGCTCCGATGCTCCGGCGACGCTGCTCTGGGCCGAGGCCCAGGATGGGGGCGATCCCAAGGCGAACGTGCCCTTCCATGATCGCCTCTGGATGCAGGCGGCCCCGTTCGATGTGGCGCCGGTGAAGCTCGCGGACCTCCAGAACCGGTTCGAGAAGATCCTCTGGGGCCGCGGCGATCATGCGCTGGTGATCGATCGCAAGTGGAAGACGCGCACGGAGCGGCGCTCGGCGGTGGATCCCTCCAAGCCCGGCACGGCACGGCTGATCACCGAGCGCAACTACCAGGATCAGTATGGCGATCCCGGGATGCCACTGCTGGAGGACAACGCCGCGGGCAAGCCGGTGATGCGCTACACGTCCGATGGTCGCGCCCTCTTCGTGTCGGGCGAGGGCGCGACCCGCGAGGGCGCCTTTCCCTTTCTCGATCGGCAGGAGCTCGCGGACGGCAAGGCGACGCGGTTGTGGGTCGCCAAGGCCCCCTACTATGAGGACGTGGTGGCGCTGCTCGACGAGGGCGGCAGCCGCATCCTGACCCTGCGTGAGAGCGCGAAGGAGACGCCGAACTACTTCATCCGCACGGTGAAGACTGGCAAGGCCAAGGCGGTCACCGCCTTCGCGGATCCGGCGCCGATCTTCGCGGGCGTCACCCAGAAGACCATCACCTATGCCCGGGCCGATGGACTGCCCTTGTCGGGCACGCTCTACCTGCCGGCTGGTTACGAGCCGAAGCGGGACGGACCGCTGCCGACGCTGCTGTGGGCCTATCCGGCCGAGTACACGGATCCCAAGGTCGCAGGGCAGACGGTGGATCAGGGCAACCGCTTCACCCGCCCGCGCGGCACCAGCCACCTGTTCATGCTGACCCAGGGCTACGCGGTGTTGGACGATCCCTCCATGCCGATCGTCGGTCCGAATGGAACAGAGCCCAACGACACCTATATCGAGCAACTGAAGGCGGGCGCCGAGGCCGCCGTCGACGCGGTGGTGAAGTTGGGCGTGGCGGATCGCCACCGGCTCGCGGTGGGCGGTCACAGCTATGGCGCCTTCATGACGGCCAACCTGCTCGCCCATACCGATCTGTTCCGCGCGGGCATCGCGCGCTCGGGCGCGTACAACCGGACGCTCACCCCATTCGGCTTCCAGTCGGAGCAGCGCACCTACTGGCAGGCGACGGACATCTACACGAAGATGAGCCCCTTCACCTTCTCCCATCGGATCAACGAGCCCCTGCTGCTGATCCATGGTGGAGCCGACGACAACCAGGGCACCTTCCCGGTCCAGTCGGAGCGCTTCTACGCCGCGCTCAAGGGCAATGGCGCGACCGTGCGCTACGTCGTGTTGCCGAACGAGCCGCATGGCTACCGCGCCATGGAATCGACCGGGCACACGCTCTGGGAGATGGCCCAGTGGCTCGACCGCTACGTGAAGAACGCGCCCGCGCCCGTGGCTGGTGGAGAGCCGGAGGCACGGTAG
- a CDS encoding ATP-binding protein, with product MIPPLLPLDEPRRLQALLRLGLLDTPAEERFDRIVRMAARMFQVPISIVSLLDESRQWFKAKVGLDTASTARGISFCGHAILAPHTFVVRDALEDPRFADNPLVTGSPHVRFYAGHPIHAADSSPVGTLCLLDRRARDFTEAERQQLEDLASWVELELNALSMKEARTALAQQERFFELSVDMLCIAGLDGTFRQLGQAWTRTLGYSEQALLTRPLLELVHEEDRATTAEWLARGARGEPLPRFEHRCRGQDGTWHWLQWNATVNVEEGIFYGVARNVTEQKRLEAEQRQVELMKSEFVSTVSHELRTPLTSIRGSLGLLEGGILGELPPQAQDMVRIARTNTERLIRLINDILDLEKMESGKLDFQLEPLELGTLLAQAVEAHQGYAEECDARVELALAAPGARALVDGDRFLQVLANLLSNALKFSPRGERVTLRLERVGSRLRVSVEDHGPGIPESFRARIFEKFAQADGSDSRRKGGTGLGLSITRALVTQLGGTLDFVSREDVGTTFRVELPEWHAPADTRNIPVPLREKTASEPGPGSGRPRLLHVEADEDNRRVVADVLRDVADVVPARSPPEAESALRAESFPLVIAENVLPEGGLLPLEPLLAAAPVVLFSVREAEPELARQVSAMLVKSRATNEELRAAVLRLLRAASLRSPSPPPGGAS from the coding sequence ATGATCCCCCCCCTCCTGCCGCTCGATGAACCCAGGCGTCTCCAGGCCCTGTTGCGTCTGGGTCTGCTGGACACCCCGGCCGAGGAGCGCTTCGACCGCATCGTCCGGATGGCGGCGCGGATGTTCCAGGTGCCCATCTCCATCGTCTCGCTGCTGGACGAGTCGCGGCAGTGGTTCAAGGCGAAGGTGGGCCTGGATACCGCCTCCACGGCGCGTGGCATCTCCTTCTGCGGCCACGCCATCCTCGCCCCCCACACCTTCGTGGTGCGCGACGCCCTGGAGGATCCACGCTTCGCCGACAACCCGCTCGTCACGGGCTCGCCCCACGTGCGCTTCTACGCGGGCCATCCCATTCACGCCGCGGACAGCAGCCCCGTGGGGACACTCTGCCTCCTCGACCGCCGGGCGCGCGACTTCACCGAGGCGGAGCGCCAGCAGTTGGAGGATCTGGCCTCGTGGGTGGAGCTGGAACTCAATGCCCTCTCCATGAAGGAGGCACGCACCGCGCTGGCCCAGCAGGAGCGCTTCTTCGAGCTGTCGGTGGACATGCTCTGCATCGCCGGGCTGGATGGAACCTTCCGACAGCTCGGCCAGGCGTGGACCCGCACGCTCGGCTACTCCGAGCAGGCGCTGTTGACGCGGCCGCTGCTGGAGCTGGTGCACGAGGAGGATCGCGCCACCACCGCCGAGTGGCTGGCGCGCGGGGCCCGGGGCGAGCCGCTCCCCCGCTTCGAGCACCGCTGCCGGGGTCAGGACGGCACCTGGCACTGGCTCCAGTGGAACGCCACCGTCAACGTGGAGGAGGGCATCTTCTACGGGGTGGCGCGCAACGTCACCGAGCAGAAGCGCCTGGAGGCCGAGCAGCGCCAGGTGGAGCTGATGAAGAGCGAGTTCGTCTCCACCGTCAGCCATGAGCTGCGCACGCCCTTGACCTCCATCCGCGGCTCGCTCGGCCTGCTGGAGGGAGGAATCCTCGGGGAGCTGCCTCCCCAGGCCCAGGACATGGTGCGCATCGCGCGGACCAACACCGAGCGCCTCATCCGCCTCATCAACGACATCCTCGACCTGGAGAAGATGGAGTCGGGCAAGCTGGACTTCCAGCTCGAACCCCTGGAGCTGGGCACGCTGCTCGCCCAGGCCGTCGAGGCGCACCAGGGCTACGCGGAGGAGTGCGACGCGCGGGTGGAGCTGGCGCTGGCGGCACCTGGCGCCCGGGCGCTCGTCGATGGGGACCGCTTCCTCCAGGTGCTGGCCAACCTGTTGTCCAACGCGCTCAAGTTCTCCCCACGCGGCGAGCGCGTCACGCTGCGGCTGGAGCGGGTGGGCTCGCGGCTGCGCGTGAGCGTGGAGGATCACGGGCCGGGCATCCCCGAGTCCTTCCGCGCGCGCATCTTCGAGAAGTTCGCCCAGGCGGATGGCTCGGACAGCCGGCGCAAGGGAGGCACCGGACTGGGGCTCTCCATCACCCGGGCGCTGGTGACGCAACTGGGAGGCACGCTGGATTTCGTTTCGCGCGAGGACGTTGGCACCACCTTCCGGGTGGAGCTGCCCGAATGGCATGCCCCGGCGGACACCCGAAACATACCCGTGCCGCTCCGGGAGAAGACGGCCAGCGAGCCCGGCCCAGGGTCCGGGCGTCCCCGCCTGCTGCACGTGGAGGCGGACGAGGACAACCGCCGCGTGGTGGCGGACGTGTTGAGGGACGTGGCGGACGTGGTCCCCGCGCGCAGCCCGCCAGAGGCCGAGTCCGCGCTCCGCGCCGAGTCCTTCCCACTGGTCATCGCCGAGAACGTCCTGCCCGAAGGCGGACTGCTGCCCCTGGAGCCACTGCTCGCCGCCGCCCCGGTGGTGCTCTTCTCCGTGCGCGAGGCCGAACCAGAGCTGGCCCGCCAGGTCTCCGCCATGCTGGTGAAGTCCCGTGCCACCAATGAGGAGCTGCGCGCCGCCGTCCTCCGCCTGCTGCGCGCCGCCTCCCTCCGCTCCCCTTCCCCGCCTCCGGGCGGCGCGTCTTGA
- a CDS encoding DUF5335 family protein, translating to MTHINQEIPREQWADYLARISKQEHDEWVRVESISTDMGDQPLSERLPLIDIMLETKGSDAGAVQITVGRENEQITHRILEPERLVAELNGNGGVLECLEICERGNAKTLIFFERTSIFDDMAAPI from the coding sequence ATGACACACATCAACCAGGAGATTCCCCGGGAGCAATGGGCGGATTACCTCGCCCGGATCAGCAAACAGGAACACGACGAATGGGTGCGCGTCGAGTCCATCAGTACCGATATGGGAGACCAGCCCCTGTCCGAACGCCTGCCGCTCATCGACATCATGCTGGAGACCAAGGGCAGTGACGCGGGCGCGGTGCAGATCACCGTGGGCCGCGAGAACGAGCAAATCACCCATCGCATCCTCGAACCGGAGCGCCTCGTCGCCGAGCTGAACGGGAATGGCGGCGTGTTGGAGTGCCTGGAAATTTGTGAGCGTGGAAATGCCAAGACGCTCATCTTCTTCGAGCGCACTTCCATCTTCGATGACATGGCGGCCCCGATCTGA
- a CDS encoding DUF2277 domain-containing protein → MCRNIKPLFNFAPPATDEDIRAAALQFVRKIAGTRKPSKQNADAFEIAVEEIFQSSKRMLEGLVATTPPRDRVSFEAARRLRFKKAEPR, encoded by the coding sequence ATGTGCCGGAACATCAAGCCCCTGTTCAATTTCGCGCCTCCCGCCACCGACGAAGACATCCGCGCGGCGGCGCTGCAGTTCGTCCGGAAGATCGCCGGCACCCGCAAGCCGTCGAAACAGAACGCCGACGCCTTCGAGATCGCCGTCGAGGAGATCTTCCAGAGTTCCAAGCGCATGCTCGAGGGGCTGGTGGCGACGACGCCGCCACGGGATCGCGTGAGCTTCGAGGCGGCCAGGCGGCTGCGCTTCAAGAAGGCCGAGCCCCGCTGA
- a CDS encoding alpha/beta fold hydrolase has translation MNPSPRPLKTLEAPGFGHHFARVNGIQVHYTLAGHGEPVLLLHGWPFTWFTWARVIPTLATTRMVIAPDLRGFGHSSRPQTGYDLHTLADDAAALLEHLGAGRADVVAHDLGTEVAFMLALRHPGKVRRLVLSEAILAGLPGAESFLAQGRPWWFGFHEVPELAERVLVGNEGAYLDWFYVHHTYGQRGIRPEAREEYVAAFSGVEGLRGGFGPYRAFKGNAALIQEAARARLKVPTLALGGNVVGEALYRQLVPIADDVAGHLIPECGHAIPEERPEELLRHLAHFLG, from the coding sequence ATGAATCCCTCCCCACGACCGCTCAAGACCCTCGAGGCCCCCGGCTTCGGGCACCACTTCGCGCGGGTCAATGGCATCCAGGTGCACTACACGCTCGCCGGTCACGGCGAACCCGTGCTGCTGCTGCATGGCTGGCCGTTCACCTGGTTCACCTGGGCCCGCGTCATTCCCACCCTGGCCACGACCCGGATGGTGATCGCCCCGGACCTGCGCGGCTTCGGGCACAGCAGCCGGCCCCAGACGGGTTATGACCTGCACACCCTGGCCGACGATGCCGCCGCCCTGCTCGAGCATCTCGGAGCAGGCCGCGCCGATGTCGTCGCGCACGATCTCGGAACGGAGGTCGCCTTCATGCTGGCGTTGCGCCACCCAGGCAAGGTGCGCCGGCTGGTGTTGAGCGAGGCCATCCTCGCGGGCCTGCCGGGCGCGGAGTCCTTCCTCGCGCAGGGCAGACCGTGGTGGTTCGGCTTCCACGAGGTGCCCGAGCTGGCGGAGCGCGTCCTGGTCGGCAACGAGGGGGCCTATCTCGACTGGTTCTACGTCCATCACACGTACGGGCAACGGGGCATCCGGCCCGAGGCGCGGGAGGAATACGTGGCCGCCTTCTCCGGAGTGGAGGGCCTGCGGGGCGGCTTCGGACCCTACCGGGCATTCAAGGGCAACGCCGCCCTCATCCAGGAGGCCGCGCGGGCCCGCCTGAAGGTCCCGACCCTGGCGCTGGGCGGAAACGTGGTCGGCGAGGCGTTGTATCGCCAGCTGGTACCCATCGCCGACGACGTGGCCGGACACCTCATTCCCGAATGCGGCCACGCCATTCCGGAGGAGCGCCCGGAGGAGCTCCTGCGTCACCTGGCCCACTTCCTCGGCTGA
- a CDS encoding winged helix-turn-helix transcriptional regulator yields MKKERKGDAYSARCPARLVLDQIGDKWTVLILGVLVKQPTRFNELKRRLQGVSQKMLGQTLKKLERNGLVTRQVFATVPVTVEYAITPLGRTLAGTVDALRQWAEQHIDEVTRAQERFDARP; encoded by the coding sequence ATGAAGAAGGAACGCAAGGGAGATGCCTACTCGGCGCGCTGTCCGGCGCGTCTGGTGTTGGATCAGATCGGAGACAAGTGGACCGTGCTGATCCTGGGTGTACTCGTGAAGCAACCCACGCGTTTCAACGAGTTGAAGCGCCGGCTCCAAGGGGTATCGCAGAAGATGCTGGGACAGACGCTCAAGAAGCTCGAGCGCAACGGACTGGTGACTCGGCAGGTCTTCGCCACGGTTCCGGTCACCGTGGAGTACGCCATCACACCGCTCGGGCGGACGCTCGCGGGTACGGTGGACGCGCTTCGCCAGTGGGCCGAGCAACACATCGACGAGGTCACCCGGGCCCAGGAACGCTTCGACGCGCGTCCTTGA
- a CDS encoding patatin-like phospholipase family protein, with product MMEPDKVDLVFEGGGVKGIALAGAVECLETMGLKPQNVVGTSAGAIVAALVAAGYSARDVRGIVAGLDYRRFRDMRLLDRFPVVGPVLGLLREKGLYEGAYLESWLRKLLAESPRQVHTFKDLHWEDEEGREVDPKYRYRLQVVATDLSRRRQIVLPWDIRDYGRDPDQLDVAWAVRMSMSLPFFFEPVRLEDGQGHTSFIVDGGVLSNFPVDILDDESAHPRWPTFGLKLVERTRADGREEVVPCRIQGPVSLLKAVISTMLEAHDTRYIEQKNFDRTIAIPTLGVKTTDFGLREEQVHALYQAGYTAAERFLQTWDFQGWIRRYRQSEPPSQETAGERAREGITALAASM from the coding sequence ATGATGGAACCCGACAAGGTGGATCTGGTGTTCGAGGGGGGAGGTGTCAAGGGCATCGCCCTGGCGGGGGCGGTCGAGTGCCTGGAGACGATGGGGCTGAAGCCGCAGAACGTCGTGGGCACTTCGGCCGGAGCCATCGTCGCGGCGCTGGTGGCGGCGGGGTACTCGGCGAGGGACGTGCGCGGCATCGTGGCGGGGCTCGACTACCGGCGCTTCCGGGACATGCGCCTCCTGGATCGGTTCCCCGTGGTGGGTCCCGTGCTGGGCCTGCTCCGGGAGAAGGGCCTCTACGAGGGTGCCTACCTCGAGAGCTGGTTGCGCAAGCTGCTGGCCGAGTCGCCTCGCCAGGTGCACACCTTCAAGGACCTGCACTGGGAGGACGAGGAGGGACGGGAGGTCGACCCGAAATACCGCTACAGGCTCCAGGTCGTCGCCACGGATCTCTCCCGGCGCAGGCAGATCGTCCTGCCGTGGGACATCCGGGACTATGGGAGGGATCCCGATCAGCTCGACGTGGCCTGGGCGGTGCGGATGAGCATGAGCCTTCCCTTCTTCTTCGAGCCCGTGCGACTCGAGGATGGTCAGGGCCACACGAGCTTCATCGTGGACGGTGGCGTGCTCAGCAACTTCCCCGTCGACATCCTCGATGACGAGAGCGCCCATCCGCGGTGGCCCACGTTCGGACTCAAGCTGGTGGAGCGGACGCGGGCGGATGGCCGGGAGGAGGTGGTGCCGTGCCGCATCCAGGGGCCCGTCTCGCTGCTCAAGGCGGTGATCTCCACCATGCTCGAGGCGCACGACACGCGCTACATCGAGCAGAAGAACTTCGATCGCACCATCGCCATCCCCACCCTGGGCGTGAAGACCACGGACTTCGGTCTGCGCGAGGAACAGGTCCACGCGCTGTACCAGGCGGGCTACACGGCCGCCGAGCGGTTCCTCCAGACGTGGGACTTCCAGGGGTGGATCCGGAGGTACCGCCAGTCCGAGCCGCCGAGCCAGGAGACGGCGGGCGAGAGGGCCCGGGAGGGTATCACGGCCCTGGCGGCGTCGATGTGA
- a CDS encoding ATP-binding protein — translation MLRSWLWEQLDSMLSESLRRAEPSELIRYRIMVGAACFFSLINGVFLLRSFSQGNFPYAAILASFGYVGTLVLARRGRTPIAPAMVLLATLTLGLVITTFTSRKPTGGDHAVNMLLPVLAVYLVGPRLGLSITLALFVTLGLIHPYYRSQVGIDPSTLTLSGLWFSHVFAGISSLGVWALSSLHSTARDAAQATIERTVRELRDSQSKLNSVFESTDDIVVSIDSQARLLTANSAARFIYEHRGGIVLEPGMPLFQHEAPEIRKAWDARLVQVLQGQRLRFEQTYQDQQGLLVLDTSVHPIVEEGGRVVGMTIFGRDVTARRQAEARLGEMHRTLVDVSRQAGMAEVATGVLHNVGNTLNSVNISTSLVIDQLRKSRVTSLARVATLLREHLADLPAFFARDAQGQQLPPFLIALSAQLQEERAAMLREMYSLGESVEHINSIVSMQQKHARAAGAVEHVAVPQLIDEALRLHAVSFDRQRIQVECDYAEVPPIFVDRHKLLQILINLVSNARHALVASPKTDKRMGIHVRRAPDPGHLHIEVTDNGVGIAPENLGRMFSQGFTTKKMGHGFGLHISALAAAEMKGRLSCSSPGLEQGATFLLDLPMQTEVPPVQEDAEPS, via the coding sequence ATGCTCCGCTCCTGGCTCTGGGAGCAGCTGGACTCGATGCTCTCGGAGTCCCTGCGGCGGGCGGAGCCCTCGGAGCTCATCCGCTACCGGATCATGGTCGGCGCCGCCTGCTTCTTCTCGCTGATCAACGGGGTGTTCCTGCTGCGCTCCTTCTCGCAGGGCAACTTCCCGTATGCGGCCATCCTCGCCAGCTTCGGCTACGTGGGGACTTTGGTGTTGGCGCGCAGGGGCCGCACGCCCATCGCGCCCGCGATGGTCCTGCTGGCGACCCTGACCCTGGGGCTGGTGATCACCACCTTCACGAGCAGGAAACCCACGGGCGGCGATCATGCCGTGAACATGTTGCTGCCCGTCCTCGCGGTGTACCTGGTGGGGCCACGACTGGGGTTGTCCATCACCCTCGCCCTGTTCGTGACGCTGGGCCTCATCCACCCGTATTACCGGTCGCAGGTGGGCATCGATCCCAGCACCCTCACCCTCAGCGGCCTCTGGTTCAGCCATGTGTTCGCGGGCATCTCCTCCCTGGGCGTGTGGGCCCTGAGCTCGCTGCACAGCACCGCGCGCGACGCGGCGCAGGCCACCATCGAGCGGACGGTGCGGGAGCTTCGCGACAGCCAGAGCAAGCTCAACAGCGTCTTCGAGAGCACCGACGACATCGTGGTCTCGATCGATTCACAAGCGCGCCTGCTCACCGCGAACTCGGCCGCGAGGTTCATCTACGAGCACCGCGGCGGCATCGTGCTCGAGCCCGGGATGCCGCTCTTCCAGCATGAGGCGCCCGAGATCCGCAAGGCCTGGGATGCCCGGCTCGTCCAGGTGCTCCAGGGCCAGCGCCTGCGCTTCGAGCAGACCTACCAGGACCAGCAGGGCCTGTTGGTGCTGGACACCAGCGTGCATCCCATCGTGGAGGAGGGAGGCCGGGTCGTGGGGATGACGATCTTCGGCCGTGATGTCACCGCCCGGAGGCAGGCCGAGGCCCGGTTGGGGGAGATGCACCGCACCCTGGTGGACGTGTCGCGCCAGGCGGGCATGGCCGAGGTCGCCACGGGCGTGCTCCACAACGTGGGCAACACCCTCAACAGCGTGAACATCTCCACCAGCCTCGTCATCGATCAGCTCCGCAAGTCCCGGGTGACGAGCCTCGCCCGGGTCGCCACCCTGCTGCGTGAGCACCTCGCCGACCTCCCCGCCTTCTTCGCCCGGGATGCCCAGGGCCAGCAGCTGCCGCCCTTCCTCATCGCGCTGTCCGCGCAGCTCCAGGAGGAGCGGGCGGCCATGCTCCGGGAGATGTATTCCCTGGGGGAGAGCGTCGAGCACATCAACTCCATCGTCAGCATGCAGCAGAAGCACGCGCGGGCCGCGGGCGCCGTGGAGCATGTGGCCGTGCCGCAGCTCATCGACGAGGCGTTGCGCCTGCATGCCGTCTCCTTCGATCGTCAACGCATCCAGGTCGAGTGCGACTACGCCGAGGTGCCCCCCATCTTCGTGGATCGGCACAAGCTGCTGCAGATCCTGATCAACCTGGTGAGCAACGCGCGGCACGCGCTGGTGGCGAGTCCGAAGACGGACAAGCGGATGGGCATCCACGTGCGGCGCGCACCCGATCCGGGGCATCTGCACATCGAGGTGACCGACAATGGGGTGGGCATTGCTCCGGAGAACCTGGGGCGCATGTTCTCCCAGGGCTTCACCACGAAGAAGATGGGGCACGGCTTCGGCCTGCACATCAGCGCCCTGGCCGCCGCCGAGATGAAGGGGCGGCTGTCCTGCTCCAGTCCTGGTCTGGAGCAGGGTGCCACCTTCCTCCTCGATCTGCCGATGCAGACCGAGGTCCCCCCGGTCCAGGAGGACGCGGAACCCTCATGA
- a CDS encoding class I SAM-dependent DNA methyltransferase, which produces MTTKRPPDEVATAYDVWSEVYDTQANATRDLDAAILHDQEPSLFRGDVLEIGCGTGKNTEWLAPQARSLLALDASEKMLNRARERPGVQHVQFFLQDLRERWPAAEASRDTVTCNLVLEHIEELSFVFSEARRVLRPGGALFVCELHPFRQLQGKQAYFVDPDTGALQNVRSHLHDVSEYLNAAADAGFVLVRARDCRDPGAPRSDVPRLLALLWRRA; this is translated from the coding sequence ATGACCACGAAGCGTCCCCCCGACGAAGTGGCGACCGCGTACGACGTCTGGTCCGAGGTGTACGACACCCAGGCCAACGCCACGCGTGACCTCGACGCCGCCATCCTCCACGACCAGGAGCCGTCCCTCTTCCGAGGTGACGTCCTGGAGATCGGCTGCGGCACCGGGAAGAACACCGAGTGGCTCGCCCCCCAGGCCCGCAGCCTGCTCGCGCTCGATGCCTCGGAGAAGATGTTGAACCGCGCCCGCGAGCGCCCGGGGGTTCAACACGTCCAGTTCTTCCTGCAGGACCTGCGCGAGCGCTGGCCCGCCGCGGAGGCCTCTCGCGACACCGTCACCTGCAACCTGGTGCTGGAGCACATCGAGGAGCTGTCCTTCGTCTTCTCCGAGGCGAGGCGAGTGCTCAGGCCAGGCGGCGCGCTCTTCGTCTGCGAGCTGCACCCCTTCCGGCAGCTCCAGGGCAAGCAGGCGTACTTCGTGGACCCGGACACCGGCGCCCTCCAGAACGTCCGCAGCCACCTGCACGACGTCTCGGAGTACCTGAACGCGGCCGCGGACGCGGGCTTCGTGCTGGTGCGAGCGAGGGATTGCCGGGACCCGGGTGCACCGCGCTCGGACGTACCCCGGCTGCTCGCCCTGCTCTGGCGAAGGGCCTGA